In Terriglobales bacterium, the following are encoded in one genomic region:
- a CDS encoding hydantoinase/oxoprolinase family protein produces the protein MNSIDIDVGGTFTDLALNFNGKALIKKVPTTPYDLSVCFSRVIEEGAGALGLKMEELLPDVDMVRYSTTIALNRLIERKGPRLALITTEGHEDVILIGRGAQWIDGTRVAERRNLAVQKKPDPLIPRDLIVGVKERVDSRGKVIRPLDENDVREKVRYLVSRGARGFVVSLLWGFLNPAHETRVKAIIRDEYKEFHIGFLPVVLAGQVVGKLGEYERTLAAILDAYLQRSMQIELSAMWDKLRERGYRKPLLMIQSSGGIAEVFRTTASRTFNSGPVSGLMGAHHVAKLLGYKNVVMTDMGGTSFDVGLVVEDSVRSYDFRPVIDRWMVGITMIKTLSIGAGGGSIASVDKLLQNRIQVGPRSAGSMPGPACFNLGGSEPTVTDADVVLGYLNPDFYFGGRMRLDKNRSLQVVRERIAKPLGVTVEEAAMVIRNIVNGNMASAIMKEVHLRGYSPEDFILFVAGGAGPTHVEGFMGDIAKAVTFAFSPVFCAFGSSTMDIMHVYEVSRKLTLIEPLSMKLTTDYAAFNQAVESLVAQAQRDLIADGLDPAKASFVLELDMLYGGQFHVKRALSPRLSLQGPEDVQAVCDAFEKEFSEAFSPFVVNPEGGVFVESFILKAIVPVRKVELPRLPLEARDPAAAQKGKRPVYWPQAKDFQPTPIYSYESLRPGNVVEGPAVVEGEYTTLVVPPGRTFSMDERNLGILES, from the coding sequence ATGAACTCCATCGACATCGACGTGGGCGGAACCTTCACCGACCTGGCCCTCAATTTCAACGGCAAGGCCCTGATCAAAAAGGTTCCTACCACTCCCTACGACCTCTCGGTCTGCTTCTCACGCGTGATTGAGGAGGGAGCAGGCGCACTCGGTCTGAAGATGGAAGAGTTGCTGCCCGATGTCGACATGGTCCGTTATTCGACCACGATTGCCCTCAATCGACTGATTGAGAGGAAGGGCCCGCGCTTGGCGCTCATCACGACCGAAGGCCATGAGGACGTCATCCTTATCGGCCGGGGTGCGCAATGGATCGATGGCACGCGCGTCGCTGAACGACGCAACCTCGCGGTCCAGAAGAAGCCGGACCCCCTTATCCCGCGGGACCTGATTGTGGGCGTCAAAGAGCGTGTCGATTCGCGCGGCAAGGTCATCCGACCGCTCGACGAGAACGACGTGCGCGAGAAGGTCCGCTACCTGGTCAGCCGCGGCGCGCGCGGCTTTGTCGTCTCGCTGCTCTGGGGATTCCTCAACCCGGCGCACGAGACGCGCGTCAAGGCAATCATCCGCGATGAGTACAAGGAATTCCACATCGGCTTCCTGCCCGTGGTGCTGGCCGGCCAGGTCGTGGGCAAGCTGGGCGAGTACGAGCGCACCTTGGCTGCCATCCTTGACGCGTATTTGCAGCGCTCCATGCAGATCGAACTCTCAGCCATGTGGGACAAGCTGCGCGAGCGTGGCTACCGCAAACCCCTGCTCATGATCCAGAGCTCGGGCGGCATCGCAGAGGTCTTCCGCACCACGGCCAGCCGCACTTTCAACAGCGGGCCGGTCTCCGGGCTGATGGGCGCCCATCACGTCGCCAAGCTGCTGGGCTACAAGAACGTGGTGATGACGGACATGGGCGGAACCAGTTTCGACGTCGGCCTGGTGGTGGAAGACAGCGTGCGCAGCTACGACTTCCGCCCGGTCATCGATCGCTGGATGGTGGGCATCACCATGATCAAGACGCTCTCCATCGGCGCCGGCGGCGGATCCATCGCGTCGGTCGACAAGCTCCTGCAGAACCGGATTCAGGTTGGCCCCCGCAGCGCCGGCTCCATGCCCGGTCCCGCCTGTTTCAATCTAGGCGGCAGTGAACCAACGGTCACCGACGCCGATGTGGTGCTGGGCTACCTCAATCCCGATTTCTATTTCGGCGGCCGGATGCGACTGGACAAGAACCGCTCCCTCCAAGTCGTGCGCGAAAGGATTGCCAAGCCCCTGGGGGTGACCGTGGAAGAGGCGGCCATGGTGATCCGCAACATCGTCAACGGCAACATGGCTTCGGCCATCATGAAAGAGGTCCACCTCCGTGGCTACAGTCCCGAGGACTTCATTCTCTTCGTCGCCGGGGGCGCGGGACCGACGCACGTGGAGGGATTCATGGGGGACATCGCGAAGGCTGTGACCTTCGCTTTCTCGCCGGTGTTCTGCGCGTTCGGATCTTCCACGATGGACATCATGCATGTCTATGAAGTCTCCCGGAAGCTCACGCTGATCGAACCGCTAAGCATGAAGCTGACTACGGACTATGCGGCTTTCAATCAGGCGGTCGAGTCGCTGGTAGCGCAAGCTCAAAGGGACCTGATCGCTGACGGACTCGACCCGGCCAAGGCTTCGTTTGTCCTCGAGCTGGACATGCTGTACGGCGGACAGTTCCACGTGAAGCGCGCGCTTTCGCCGCGGCTCTCGCTTCAGGGTCCCGAAGACGTTCAAGCAGTTTGCGACGCATTCGAGAAGGAATTCAGCGAAGCGTTCAGCCCCTTCGTCGTCAATCCCGAAGGCGGCGTGTTCGTGGAAAGCTTCATTCTCAAGGCTATCGTGCCGGTACGGAAAGTGGAGCTGCCCAGGCTGCCACTCGAGGCGCGCGATCCCGCAGCAGCGCAAAAGGGCAAGCGACCTGTCTACTGGCCGCAGGCGAAGGACTTCCAGCCGACGCCCATCTACTCTTACGAGTCGCTGCGTCCGGGTAACGTGGTAGAAGGGCCGGCTGTCGTCGAAGGCGAATACACCACGCTGGTCGTGCCGCCGGGAAGAACGTTTTCCATGGACGAACGCAACCTCGGCATCCTGGAGAGCTGA
- a CDS encoding acetone carboxylase subunit gamma, translated as MSPEPQNRIRFTEYLDLDLERDLWTCNRCGHVIGPARESYKKGCLLYDRDPREVHQPILGGHFNFAPDPLWVRVVEFYCPGCGTQIETEYLPPGHPITKDIELDLDRLKERLRNGEFVIRQQRLEVAE; from the coding sequence ATGTCCCCTGAACCACAGAACCGCATTCGCTTCACCGAGTACCTCGATTTGGATCTTGAGCGCGACCTGTGGACGTGTAACCGTTGCGGGCATGTCATCGGACCGGCACGCGAAAGCTACAAGAAGGGATGCCTGCTGTATGACCGCGATCCGCGCGAAGTTCACCAGCCCATCCTCGGGGGGCATTTCAATTTCGCTCCCGACCCGCTCTGGGTGCGCGTCGTGGAATTCTATTGCCCGGGCTGCGGCACGCAGATCGAGACCGAGTACCTGCCGCCGGGACACCCCATCACGAAGGATATCGAGCTCGACCTGGACCGGCTCAAGGAAAGGTTGCGCAACGGCGAGTTCGTCATCCGACAGCAGCGTCTCGAGGTCGCTGAATGA